Proteins from a single region of Cystobacter fuscus DSM 2262:
- a CDS encoding tetratricopeptide repeat protein, whose amino-acid sequence MAEKSEKMTKQELTAQDAFQLYGAEASNWLMKRQQLIGAALGVLLVGGLIAATVHYFSSRGEEKASKQLGQALTVLERPVVTGVDLQPAEAGQEPPFKSEKEKDEAIVKALGDFRAAHGGSDAAVTAALPLGKAQYRLGNYDGAIAAFDEYIAKGEKNEPLMVSAREGQGYAHEAKGQLDQALASFQEMAKLDAGGFLQGMGQYHQARILVAQGKKDEAAQLLADLKSTQTNTAAGRLATERLAVLAAEGVKIPEPKAAPAAAQDAG is encoded by the coding sequence GTGGCCGAAAAGTCCGAGAAGATGACGAAGCAGGAACTGACCGCGCAGGACGCCTTCCAGCTCTATGGCGCCGAGGCGAGTAACTGGCTGATGAAGCGACAGCAGCTCATCGGCGCCGCACTGGGCGTGCTGCTGGTGGGCGGACTCATCGCCGCGACGGTGCACTACTTCTCCAGCCGCGGAGAGGAGAAGGCCTCCAAGCAGCTGGGCCAGGCGCTGACGGTGCTCGAGCGGCCGGTGGTGACCGGGGTGGATCTCCAGCCGGCGGAGGCGGGGCAGGAGCCGCCCTTCAAGTCGGAGAAGGAGAAGGACGAGGCGATCGTCAAGGCGCTGGGCGACTTCCGCGCGGCGCACGGGGGCTCGGACGCGGCGGTGACGGCGGCGCTGCCCCTGGGCAAGGCGCAGTACCGGCTGGGCAACTACGACGGAGCGATCGCCGCCTTCGACGAGTACATCGCCAAGGGCGAGAAGAACGAGCCGCTGATGGTGTCGGCGCGCGAGGGCCAGGGCTATGCCCACGAGGCCAAGGGACAGCTCGACCAGGCGCTCGCGTCCTTCCAGGAGATGGCGAAGCTGGACGCGGGGGGCTTCCTGCAGGGCATGGGGCAGTACCACCAGGCGCGCATCCTCGTGGCCCAGGGCAAGAAGGACGAGGCGGCGCAGCTCCTGGCGGACCTGAAGTCGACCCAGACGAACACGGCGGCGGGACGGCTCGCCACCGAGCGGCTGGCGGTGCTCGCGGCCGAGGGCGTGAAGATTCCCGAGCCGAAGGCGGCTCCGGCCGCGGCCCAGGACGCGGGGTAG
- the der gene encoding ribosome biogenesis GTPase Der: MKPLVAIVGRPNVGKSTLFNRLARRRIALVEDIPGVTRDRHYWDVECEGRFITIIDTGGFVPGEKDSLLQQVREQAQLAVEECDAIVFVTDARAGLTAADQEVATYLRQSGKPVVVAANKLDSESQLVQAHASEFFRLGLGEVFPISAEHGLGVGTMMEAVVGKLPPMDDEELAAKAFAETALDEPATEADEAAFGYVPEGEEGEDGEGDEDGEGEEGAAAAATPIGAKEDEDEEEERPIRIAIIGRPNVGKSTLVNALLKEKRVVASEVPGTTRDPIDSELKYKDRQVILTDTAGIRRKKTIAHRLEKFSVVAALKSMERSDVAVLLMDATEPAVDQDAKLAGLAEEKGRALVIVVNKWDLISTDQRKQEIFREELKYALKFVHYAPIVFTSALTGSKVEKVLELAVELADQFRYRSPTPQLNRLLKHIEESHPAPIVGRGPLRVYYMAQVGTAPPTFAITCNRPEGVPDMYRRYITNQLRKTFDLRVPIRLLFRERPGQEKRAARKRPKQTGKR; the protein is encoded by the coding sequence ATGAAGCCTCTGGTCGCCATCGTGGGACGCCCCAACGTGGGCAAGTCCACGCTCTTCAATCGCCTCGCCCGGCGTCGCATCGCCCTGGTGGAGGACATCCCCGGAGTCACCCGCGACCGGCATTACTGGGACGTGGAGTGCGAGGGCCGGTTCATTACCATCATCGACACGGGCGGCTTCGTGCCCGGGGAGAAGGACTCGCTTTTGCAGCAGGTGCGCGAGCAGGCACAGCTCGCGGTGGAGGAGTGTGACGCCATCGTCTTCGTGACGGACGCGCGCGCGGGGCTGACCGCGGCGGACCAGGAGGTGGCCACCTACCTGCGTCAGAGCGGCAAGCCCGTGGTGGTGGCCGCCAACAAGCTCGACAGCGAGTCGCAGCTCGTCCAGGCGCACGCCTCGGAGTTCTTCCGGCTGGGCCTGGGCGAGGTGTTCCCCATCTCCGCCGAGCATGGCCTGGGCGTGGGCACGATGATGGAGGCCGTCGTGGGCAAGCTGCCGCCCATGGACGACGAGGAGCTGGCCGCCAAGGCCTTCGCCGAGACGGCGCTCGACGAGCCGGCCACGGAAGCCGACGAGGCGGCGTTCGGGTACGTGCCGGAAGGGGAGGAAGGCGAGGACGGGGAAGGGGACGAGGACGGCGAGGGGGAGGAGGGCGCGGCTGCGGCGGCGACCCCCATCGGGGCGAAGGAGGACGAGGACGAGGAAGAGGAGCGTCCCATCCGGATCGCCATCATCGGCCGGCCCAACGTGGGCAAGAGCACCCTGGTCAACGCGCTGCTCAAGGAGAAGCGCGTGGTGGCCAGCGAGGTGCCGGGCACGACGCGGGATCCCATCGACTCGGAGCTCAAGTACAAGGACCGGCAGGTCATCCTCACGGACACCGCGGGCATCCGGCGCAAGAAGACGATTGCCCACCGGCTGGAGAAGTTCTCGGTGGTGGCGGCGCTCAAGTCCATGGAGCGCAGCGACGTGGCGGTGCTGCTGATGGACGCCACCGAGCCCGCGGTGGATCAGGACGCCAAGCTGGCGGGCCTGGCCGAGGAGAAGGGCCGCGCGCTGGTCATCGTGGTGAACAAGTGGGATCTCATCAGCACGGATCAGCGCAAGCAGGAGATCTTCCGCGAGGAGCTCAAGTACGCGCTGAAGTTCGTGCACTACGCGCCCATCGTGTTCACCTCGGCGCTCACCGGCTCCAAGGTGGAGAAGGTGTTGGAGCTGGCGGTGGAGCTGGCCGACCAGTTCCGCTACCGCTCGCCCACCCCCCAGCTCAACCGGCTGCTCAAGCACATCGAGGAGAGCCACCCGGCGCCCATCGTGGGGCGGGGGCCGCTGCGGGTGTACTACATGGCCCAGGTGGGCACGGCGCCGCCCACCTTCGCCATCACCTGCAACCGGCCGGAGGGGGTGCCGGACATGTACCGGCGCTACATCACCAACCAGTTGCGCAAGACGTTCGACTTGCGCGTCCCCATCCGCCTGCTCTTCCGCGAGCGGCCGGGACAAGAGAAGCGAGCGGCCCGCAAGCGGCCGAAGCAGACCGGAAAGCGTTAG
- the era gene encoding GTPase Era, with translation MPPATHRSGFAALIGRPNVGKSTLLNQLTGEKLAIVSPKPQTTRNRILGVVTRPEGQVAFLDTPGIHQAKGELNRYMVEVALQAADEVDLVLFVIEPTGTEKQEVSPGNRHILERLQKTGKPTFLVINKIDTIAKPVLLPLIDLYRREFPFAEVIPISAKEDDGVEGLFQTVLRHLPEGEPLFPEDVLTDQAEKTLVAEYIREQVLRHCRQEIPYSTAVLVDFFDESEREPPPGTPPGKLAGLIRISGSIYVERDSQKAIIIGKQGQMLKTIGTDARKAIQRLLGAHVYLSLRVRVEPRWSERPEGLKKLGYE, from the coding sequence ATGCCTCCAGCCACCCACCGCAGCGGTTTCGCCGCGCTCATCGGCCGTCCCAATGTGGGCAAGAGCACGCTGCTCAATCAACTGACGGGCGAGAAGCTCGCCATCGTCTCGCCCAAGCCGCAGACCACCCGCAACCGGATCCTCGGCGTGGTGACGCGGCCGGAGGGCCAGGTGGCCTTCCTCGACACCCCGGGCATCCACCAGGCCAAGGGGGAGCTCAACCGGTACATGGTGGAGGTGGCCCTGCAGGCCGCGGACGAGGTGGACCTGGTCCTCTTCGTCATCGAGCCCACGGGCACGGAGAAGCAGGAGGTGAGTCCGGGCAACCGCCACATCCTCGAGCGGCTGCAGAAGACGGGCAAGCCCACCTTCCTCGTCATCAACAAGATCGACACCATTGCCAAGCCGGTGCTCCTGCCGCTCATCGACCTGTACCGCCGGGAGTTTCCCTTCGCCGAGGTGATACCCATCTCCGCCAAGGAGGACGACGGGGTGGAGGGCCTGTTCCAGACGGTGCTGCGGCACCTGCCCGAGGGCGAGCCCTTGTTTCCCGAGGACGTGCTCACGGACCAGGCGGAGAAGACGCTGGTGGCCGAGTACATCCGCGAGCAGGTGTTGCGGCATTGCCGCCAGGAGATTCCGTATTCCACGGCGGTGCTGGTGGACTTCTTCGACGAGTCCGAGCGCGAGCCGCCACCGGGCACGCCGCCGGGCAAGCTCGCGGGGCTCATCCGGATTTCGGGCTCCATCTACGTGGAGCGGGACAGTCAGAAGGCCATCATCATCGGCAAGCAGGGCCAGATGTTGAAGACGATCGGTACGGACGCGCGCAAGGCCATCCAGCGGCTCTTGGGGGCGCACGTGTACCTCTCGCTCCGGGTGCGTGTGGAGCCCCGGTGGAGCGAGCGGCCCGAGGGCCTCAAGAAGCTGGGTTACGAGTAG
- the rnc gene encoding ribonuclease III codes for MTQPLAERVKLLEERLGVVFPRAELALTALTHKSWVNEHRGEGFQDNERLEFLGDAVVNLAVGHRLMERFPQMREGELTPLRARIVNEEGLSRIARRLALGELLLLGRGEELSGGRDKNSLLANALEAIFAALYLEAGLAPVMGLVDRHFAEALDGVAQALSRLDYKTKLQETAQEQLKVTPRYQCISEAGPDHEKVFEVQVSLGPDVYARATGRSKKEAEQNAAHAALKWLARGEKPEPPDSPTDSGPKEDRPG; via the coding sequence ATGACACAGCCGCTCGCCGAGCGCGTGAAGCTCCTGGAGGAACGCCTGGGGGTGGTGTTCCCCCGTGCGGAGCTGGCGCTCACCGCGCTCACGCACAAGAGCTGGGTCAACGAGCACCGGGGCGAGGGCTTCCAGGACAACGAGCGGCTGGAGTTCCTCGGGGACGCGGTGGTCAACCTGGCGGTGGGCCACCGGCTCATGGAGCGCTTTCCCCAGATGCGGGAAGGGGAGCTCACGCCGCTGCGTGCCCGCATCGTCAACGAGGAGGGCCTGTCGCGCATCGCGCGTCGCCTGGCGCTGGGGGAGCTGCTGCTGCTCGGACGGGGTGAGGAGCTCAGCGGGGGCCGGGACAAGAACTCGCTCCTGGCCAATGCGCTGGAGGCGATCTTCGCCGCGCTCTACCTCGAGGCGGGCCTGGCGCCGGTGATGGGGCTGGTGGACCGGCACTTCGCCGAGGCCCTGGACGGCGTGGCGCAGGCGCTCAGCCGGCTGGACTACAAGACGAAGCTGCAGGAGACGGCCCAGGAGCAGCTCAAGGTCACGCCCCGCTATCAGTGCATCTCGGAGGCGGGCCCCGACCACGAGAAGGTCTTCGAGGTGCAGGTGTCGCTGGGGCCGGACGTGTACGCGCGCGCCACGGGCCGTAGCAAGAAGGAGGCCGAGCAGAACGCCGCCCATGCCGCCCTGAAGTGGTTGGCACGGGGGGAAAAGCCGGAACCACCGGATTCCCCGACGGATTCCGGTCCGAAGGAGGACAGGCCGGGTTGA
- a CDS encoding acyl-CoA dehydrogenase family protein translates to MDFELPESHRALQSSLRDFCEAKVRPFAREWDKDETFPLEVVRELGGLGVLGMLVSEEYGGAAMDSLAVAVAVEEIARYDGSLALTVASHNGLGTSHLRVFGNDTQRRKYLPKLATGEWLGAWGLTEPGSGSDAAGMKTTAVRHGDTWVLNGAKMFITQGTVGDVFVVLAVTTPQKKQKGITAFILEKGMKGFSQRSIHGKLGMRSSDTAELVLEGVEVPDSQRLGEVDSGFIDTMKILDKGRITIGALAVGLGRGALEESVRYARERTAFGQPISEFQGLRWMFADMKTELDAARLLVHRAALLADAGRPYSQEASMAKLFASEAATRACNKAVQIHGGYGYTREFPVERYLRDAKLCEIGEGTSEIQRTIISREVFKGT, encoded by the coding sequence ATGGACTTCGAACTTCCCGAAAGCCATCGAGCTCTTCAGTCTTCCCTGCGTGACTTCTGCGAGGCCAAGGTCCGTCCCTTCGCGCGCGAGTGGGACAAGGACGAGACCTTCCCGCTGGAGGTGGTGCGGGAGCTGGGTGGGCTGGGCGTGCTGGGCATGCTGGTCTCCGAGGAGTACGGCGGAGCGGCCATGGACTCGCTGGCCGTGGCGGTGGCGGTGGAGGAGATCGCCCGCTACGACGGCTCGCTCGCCCTCACGGTGGCCTCGCACAACGGCCTGGGCACCAGCCACCTGCGCGTCTTCGGCAACGACACGCAGCGGCGCAAGTACCTGCCCAAGCTCGCCACGGGCGAGTGGCTGGGCGCGTGGGGCCTGACCGAGCCGGGCAGCGGCTCGGACGCCGCGGGGATGAAGACGACGGCGGTGCGCCACGGCGACACGTGGGTGCTCAACGGCGCGAAGATGTTCATCACCCAGGGCACGGTGGGTGACGTGTTCGTGGTGCTGGCGGTCACCACGCCGCAGAAGAAGCAGAAGGGCATCACCGCCTTCATCCTGGAGAAGGGGATGAAGGGCTTCAGCCAGCGCTCCATCCACGGCAAGCTGGGCATGCGCTCCTCCGACACGGCGGAGCTGGTGCTCGAGGGCGTGGAGGTGCCGGACAGCCAGCGGCTGGGCGAGGTGGACTCGGGCTTCATCGACACGATGAAGATCCTCGACAAGGGCCGCATCACCATTGGCGCGCTGGCGGTGGGCCTGGGGCGGGGGGCGCTGGAGGAGTCGGTGCGCTACGCGCGCGAGCGCACGGCCTTCGGCCAGCCCATCTCCGAGTTCCAGGGCCTGCGCTGGATGTTCGCGGACATGAAGACGGAGCTGGACGCGGCGCGGCTCTTGGTGCACCGCGCGGCCCTGCTCGCCGACGCGGGCCGGCCCTACAGCCAGGAGGCGTCCATGGCGAAGCTGTTCGCCTCCGAGGCGGCCACGCGCGCCTGCAACAAGGCGGTGCAGATCCACGGCGGCTACGGCTACACGCGCGAGTTCCCCGTCGAGCGCTACCTGCGCGACGCCAAGCTGTGTGAGATCGGCGAGGGCACGAGCGAGATCCAGCGCACCATCATCTCGCGCGAGGTCTTCAAGGGCACGTGA
- a CDS encoding acyl-CoA carboxylase subunit beta: MSSDQKLLEKRAQVERGGAEKYHAKNQETGKLFARERIRLLVDEGSFVEDAKLANNLDPELPSDGVITGLGRVAGRPVAIMANDSTVKAGSWGARTVEKILRIQETARSLRCPLLYLVDSAGARITDQVEMFPGRRGAGRIFYNEVHLSGEVPQVCLLFGPSAAGGAYIPAFCDLVIMVDGNASMYLGSPRMAEMVIGEKVTLEEMGGAKMHCSVSGCGDVLVKTEPEAIEAAKKYLAFFPENFTQAPPAVEARSPKVSGKRVEEIIPADQNKPFDMHALIAELIDEGSWFEVKKLFAQELITGLARIGGRPVGIVANQPKYKGGVLFVDSADKAARFIWLCDAFNIPLLYLADVPGFMIGTKVERAGIIRSGAKMISAVSEASVPRICVVVRKAYGAGLYAMSGPGFAPDATLALPQAMIAVMGPEAAVNAVYFNKIQDKPEAERAAYVQQLRDEYKEDVDLLKLASELVVDEIVPGERLRHELLQRYELYSRRFQPRAAKKHGVYPV, from the coding sequence ATGTCATCCGACCAGAAGCTGCTGGAAAAGCGCGCCCAGGTGGAGCGGGGCGGGGCCGAGAAGTACCACGCGAAGAACCAGGAAACGGGCAAGCTGTTCGCGCGCGAGCGCATCCGGCTCCTGGTGGACGAGGGCTCGTTCGTCGAGGACGCGAAGCTCGCCAACAACCTGGACCCGGAGTTGCCCTCGGACGGCGTCATCACGGGCCTGGGCCGGGTGGCGGGGCGTCCGGTGGCGATCATGGCCAACGACTCCACGGTGAAGGCGGGCAGTTGGGGCGCGCGCACGGTGGAGAAGATCCTCCGCATCCAGGAGACGGCCCGGAGCCTGCGCTGTCCGCTGCTCTACCTGGTGGACTCGGCGGGAGCGCGCATCACGGATCAGGTGGAGATGTTCCCCGGCCGGCGGGGCGCGGGCCGCATCTTCTACAACGAGGTGCACCTGTCCGGAGAGGTGCCTCAGGTGTGCCTGCTCTTCGGGCCCTCGGCGGCTGGCGGCGCGTACATCCCCGCGTTCTGCGATCTGGTCATCATGGTGGACGGCAACGCCTCCATGTACCTGGGCAGCCCGCGCATGGCGGAGATGGTCATCGGCGAGAAGGTGACGCTCGAGGAGATGGGCGGCGCGAAGATGCACTGCTCGGTGTCCGGCTGCGGCGACGTGCTGGTGAAGACGGAGCCGGAGGCCATCGAGGCGGCGAAGAAGTACCTCGCCTTCTTCCCGGAGAACTTCACCCAGGCGCCCCCGGCGGTGGAGGCGCGCTCGCCCAAGGTGAGTGGCAAGCGGGTGGAGGAGATCATCCCCGCGGATCAGAACAAGCCCTTCGACATGCACGCGCTCATCGCGGAGCTCATCGACGAGGGCAGCTGGTTCGAGGTGAAGAAGCTCTTCGCCCAGGAATTGATTACCGGGCTGGCGCGCATCGGGGGCCGGCCGGTGGGCATCGTGGCCAACCAGCCCAAGTACAAGGGCGGCGTGCTCTTCGTGGACTCGGCGGACAAGGCGGCGCGCTTCATCTGGCTGTGTGACGCCTTCAACATCCCGCTGCTCTACCTGGCGGACGTGCCGGGGTTCATGATTGGCACCAAGGTGGAGCGCGCGGGCATCATCCGCTCGGGCGCGAAGATGATCTCCGCGGTGAGCGAGGCGAGCGTGCCGCGCATCTGCGTGGTGGTGCGCAAGGCGTATGGCGCGGGCCTGTACGCCATGAGCGGGCCGGGCTTCGCGCCGGACGCCACCCTGGCGCTGCCCCAGGCGATGATCGCGGTGATGGGGCCGGAGGCGGCCGTCAACGCCGTCTACTTCAACAAGATCCAGGACAAGCCCGAGGCCGAGCGCGCCGCCTACGTGCAGCAGCTGCGCGACGAGTACAAGGAAGACGTGGACCTGCTCAAGCTGGCGAGCGAGCTGGTGGTGGACGAGATCGTCCCGGGTGAGCGGCTGCGTCATGAGTTGTTGCAGCGCTACGAGTTGTATTCTCGCCGTTTCCAACCCCGGGCCGCCAAGAAGCACGGCGTCTACCCGGTTTGA
- a CDS encoding YtxH domain-containing protein → MMFAKKAKLAAKSDMYRKFLAKKILKDLPKYARNRWEDFDPDDALHYVGLTTYKPASSSFAGIGAFVIGCAVGGIAALLLTPKTGPELRTNVKDKAMDYLGKQGINVPEKTANA, encoded by the coding sequence ATGATGTTCGCGAAAAAGGCCAAGCTGGCGGCGAAGAGTGACATGTATCGGAAGTTCCTCGCCAAGAAGATCCTGAAGGACCTGCCCAAGTACGCGCGCAACCGGTGGGAGGACTTCGATCCGGATGATGCGCTGCACTATGTGGGCCTGACCACCTACAAGCCCGCCAGCTCCTCGTTCGCGGGCATCGGCGCCTTCGTCATCGGCTGCGCCGTCGGCGGCATCGCCGCCCTGCTGCTCACGCCCAAGACCGGGCCGGAGCTGCGCACCAACGTCAAGGACAAGGCGATGGACTACCTCGGCAAGCAGGGCATCAACGTGCCGGAGAAGACCGCCAACGCCTGA
- a CDS encoding peroxiredoxin: MTIKVGDEAPDFNFTHKNGSPASLKSLRQQKAVVLYFYPKDDTPGCTAQACSFRDSYEDFVQAGAEVIGVSSDDASKHEAFAARYRLPFTLVSDADGELRKRYGVPRSFLGLVPGRVTYVIDRQGVVQHVFNSQLQSTKHISEAMDVLKRLSAS, from the coding sequence ATGACGATCAAGGTTGGCGACGAAGCCCCGGACTTCAACTTCACCCACAAGAATGGGAGTCCGGCGAGTCTCAAGTCCCTGCGTCAGCAGAAGGCCGTTGTCCTCTACTTCTATCCCAAGGATGACACCCCGGGGTGCACGGCCCAGGCCTGCTCCTTCCGTGATTCCTACGAGGACTTCGTCCAGGCGGGCGCCGAGGTCATCGGGGTCAGCTCCGACGACGCCTCGAAGCACGAGGCCTTCGCCGCCAGGTATCGGTTGCCCTTCACGTTGGTCAGCGACGCGGACGGCGAGCTGCGCAAGCGCTACGGTGTGCCGCGCTCGTTCCTGGGGCTGGTGCCGGGCCGGGTCACGTATGTGATCGACCGTCAGGGCGTCGTCCAGCACGTCTTCAATTCCCAGCTCCAGTCCACCAAGCACATCTCCGAGGCGATGGACGTCCTCAAGCGCTTGAGTGCCTCCTGA
- a CDS encoding thrombospondin type 3 repeat-containing protein, whose protein sequence is MNNPSNRGLPHVLARAGLLGVVLLGATAARATPNFPEVIRTDLGLATQPSCAVCHQGAPGMGTVTTPFGKSLLARKVVPYDVASLRTALTALDTEKVDSDGDGTPDTEELKAGRNPNSSDGTGGPGQEPGGGNVLPEPSYGCGVAPGAPVGLLLGGLWLLRRRRRQ, encoded by the coding sequence ATGAACAACCCATCCAACCGCGGCTTGCCGCACGTGCTGGCGCGGGCCGGCCTCCTGGGAGTCGTCCTGCTCGGCGCCACCGCCGCGAGGGCCACCCCCAACTTTCCGGAAGTCATCCGCACCGATCTGGGACTCGCCACTCAGCCCTCGTGCGCTGTCTGCCACCAGGGCGCTCCTGGCATGGGCACGGTGACCACGCCCTTCGGCAAGTCGCTGCTCGCCCGGAAGGTCGTGCCCTATGACGTGGCCTCGTTGCGCACGGCGCTGACCGCGCTGGACACCGAGAAGGTGGACAGTGACGGGGACGGAACGCCCGACACGGAGGAGCTGAAGGCGGGCCGGAATCCCAACTCGAGCGACGGGACCGGTGGTCCGGGCCAGGAGCCGGGCGGAGGCAATGTGCTGCCCGAGCCCTCCTACGGGTGCGGGGTGGCGCCGGGCGCTCCGGTGGGCCTGCTGCTCGGCGGGCTGTGGCTCTTGCGCAGGCGCCGCCGGCAGTAG
- a CDS encoding YceI family protein: MRSKILLTLMVLVATPVLADLERSGPASATFSGKGPAGFKLEGKTEEVTLKDDGKTVVISVPLATLKTGIDLRDRHMREKYLEVEKFPHAVLEVLWTAIQLPEEGKTTTQTVPGKMTLHGKTKDVSVTYTLKRTGDAYEASGKLPINLKDFDIILPNYLGVTVKPDIETLTSFQFKKK, translated from the coding sequence ATGAGATCCAAGATCCTGTTGACTCTGATGGTGTTGGTGGCGACCCCCGTGCTCGCGGATCTGGAGCGCAGTGGCCCCGCGAGCGCGACGTTCTCCGGCAAGGGGCCGGCTGGCTTCAAGCTGGAGGGGAAGACCGAGGAGGTGACCCTCAAGGACGATGGCAAGACGGTGGTCATCTCCGTGCCGCTGGCGACGCTCAAGACAGGCATTGATCTGCGCGACCGTCACATGCGCGAGAAGTACCTCGAGGTGGAGAAGTTCCCGCACGCGGTGCTGGAGGTGCTCTGGACCGCCATCCAGTTGCCGGAGGAGGGGAAGACGACCACCCAGACGGTGCCGGGGAAGATGACCCTGCACGGCAAGACGAAGGACGTGTCCGTCACCTACACCCTCAAGCGCACGGGGGATGCCTACGAGGCGAGTGGCAAGCTGCCCATCAACCTCAAGGACTTCGACATCATCCTGCCGAATTACCTGGGCGTGACGGTCAAGCCCGACATCGAGACGCTCACCTCGTTCCAGTTCAAGAAGAAGTAG